Proteins encoded within one genomic window of Kibdelosporangium phytohabitans:
- a CDS encoding AI-2E family transporter: protein MTSEPRKRPLAPLEVTNVVPRGLRVAAALAWRLAVVALALYGLMLVAGYFATVLIPMGIALLLAALMVPGVDKLVEWRLKKGLAAAIVLIAGLAVIGGLLTFVISEFSTGLPQLQTQVAQSLETIKAWLIDGPLHLRQEQLKDFLDNIIETIKKNQAEITSGALTTAASIGEGLAGFILTLFILIFFLYDGEGIWKFLCRGVPANVRERVDVAGRRSFASLVSYVRATAAVAVVDAVGIGIGLAIVGVPLAVPLSALVFLGAFIPIIGAVIAGAVAVLVALVANGFVASLIVLAIVIAVMQLESHILQPWLLGRAVRLHPLAVVLAITAGLVAAGIPGALLAVPLLAVLNAGIRSLLSDRDRHVDGDDVDVLDDSGSRPGSRAEE from the coding sequence GTGACAAGCGAGCCAAGGAAGCGGCCGTTGGCCCCGCTGGAAGTGACGAATGTGGTGCCGCGCGGGTTGCGTGTGGCGGCCGCGCTGGCATGGCGCCTGGCGGTCGTCGCCCTCGCGCTGTACGGGCTGATGCTGGTCGCGGGGTACTTCGCGACCGTGCTCATCCCGATGGGGATCGCTTTGCTGCTCGCCGCGCTGATGGTGCCGGGTGTGGACAAGCTGGTCGAGTGGCGGTTGAAGAAGGGTCTGGCCGCGGCGATCGTGCTGATCGCCGGCCTCGCGGTGATCGGCGGTCTGCTGACGTTCGTCATCTCGGAGTTCTCCACCGGCCTGCCGCAGCTGCAGACCCAGGTCGCGCAGTCGCTGGAGACGATCAAGGCCTGGTTGATCGACGGCCCGCTGCACCTGCGCCAGGAACAGCTCAAGGACTTCCTCGACAACATCATCGAGACGATCAAGAAGAACCAGGCCGAGATCACCTCCGGCGCGCTGACCACCGCGGCCAGCATCGGCGAGGGGCTCGCCGGGTTCATCCTGACGCTGTTCATCCTGATCTTCTTCCTCTACGACGGCGAGGGCATCTGGAAGTTCCTGTGCCGCGGCGTCCCGGCGAACGTGCGCGAGCGGGTGGACGTGGCCGGCCGGCGCAGCTTCGCCTCGCTGGTCAGCTACGTGCGAGCGACCGCGGCGGTCGCGGTGGTCGACGCGGTCGGCATCGGCATCGGGCTGGCGATCGTGGGCGTGCCGCTCGCGGTCCCGTTGTCCGCGCTGGTGTTCCTCGGCGCGTTCATCCCGATCATCGGTGCCGTGATCGCCGGTGCGGTGGCCGTCCTGGTCGCGCTGGTGGCCAACGGTTTCGTCGCGTCGCTGATCGTGCTGGCGATCGTGATCGCGGTGATGCAGCTGGAGAGCCACATCCTGCAGCCGTGGCTGCTCGGCCGCGCGGTGCGGCTGCACCCGTTGGCCGTGGTCCTGGCGATCACGGCGGGCCTGGTCGCGGCGGGCATCCCCGGCGCGCTGCTGGCCGTTCCGCTGCTGGCCGTGCTCAACGCGGGTATCCGGTCGTTGCTCAGCGACCGCGACCGGCACGTGGACGGCGACGACGTGGACGTGCTGGACGACTCGGGTTCGAGGCCGGGAAGCCGTGCAGAAGAGTGA